From the genome of Triticum aestivum cultivar Chinese Spring chromosome 3B, IWGSC CS RefSeq v2.1, whole genome shotgun sequence, one region includes:
- the LOC123072867 gene encoding pectin acetylesterase 5 isoform X1: MAPSNLPAALLLLLLLASSGPLRPTLSGAAPLEPVEVSLVAGAQEKGAVCLDGTPPGYHLQRGSGDGSGSWLVHLEGGGWCSTLKDCSGRRMSVLGSSKFMKPLQFAGHGIFDSDEIYNPDFYNWNKVYVRYCDGASFAGDAEGQAQFTSEGYASMKQLLANSWKKDSPMLHRSYFTYQSSQNTKNHFDKNILRDKGCSAGGLATILHCDDFSARFPQQVSVKCFADAGFFLDVRKDISGERSFWSFYNRVVQLQNVRQVLHKDCLANKDPTECFFPTELIKSIRTPMFILNSAYDSWQIQNVLLPTSSSPEKTWLSCKDNIRNCNSTQIKVLDEIRNTMINDLKVINDKADWGMFIDSCFTHCQTLFRVSWSSPTSPRLGNKNIAKVVGDWYFGRSQGVKEIDCEYPCNPTCNSLPPP, translated from the exons ATGGCGCCAAGCAACTTACCAGCGgccctgctcctgctcctgctgctgGCCTCTTCCGGCCCTCTCCGTCCTACGCTATCCGGCGCAGCGCCTCTGGAGCCCGTCGAGGTCAGCCTCGTCGCCGGCGCACAGGAAAAGGGAGCAGTCTGCTTGGACGGGACCCCGCCGGGGTACCACCTGCAGAGAGGCTCCGGTGATGGATCCGGCAGCTGGCTCGTCCATCTAGAG GGAGGAGGCTGGTGCAGCACACTCAAGGATTGTTCTGGTCGCAGAATGTCTGTTCTTGGTTCATCAAAATTCATGAAACCACTACAGTTCGCCGGTCATGGGATTTTTGACAGTGACGAGATATATAATCCTG ATTTCTACAACTGGAACAAAGTCTATGTGCGGTATTGCGATGGGGCGTCATTTGCTGGGGATGCTGAAGGTCAAGCGCAG TTTACTTCAGAGGGTTACGCATCTATGAAGCAGTTATTGGCGAACTCATGGAAAAAGGACTCGCCAATGCTACACAGGTCGTACTTCACTTACCAAAGTTCACAGAATACCAAGAACCATTTTGACAAAAATATTCTGCGTGACAAGG GTTGTTCTGCCGGAGGTCTAGCGACGATACTGCATTGCGATGATTTTAGTGCACGGTTTCCGCAGCAGGTTTCAGTTAAATGCTTTGCGGATGCTGGGTTTTTTCTTGACGT CAGAAAGGATATATCTGGAGAAAGGTCCTTTTGGTCTTTCTATAACCGAGTTGTGCAGCTCCAG AATGTTAGACAAGTGTTGCACAAGGACTGCCTTGCCAACAAGGACCCAACCGAG TGTTTCTTCCCCACAGAGCTTATTAAGAGCATCCGCACCCCCATGTTTATTCTCAACTCTGCGTACGATTCATGGCAG ATACAGAATGTTCTCCTACCGACTTCATCTTCCCCTGAAAAGACATGGTTGAGTTGCAAGGACAATATCAGAAACTGCAATTCAACCCAAATTAAAGTTCTTGATG AAATCAGGAACACAATGATCAATGATTTGAAGGTCATCAATGATAAGGCAGACTGGGGCATGTTCATTGATTCATGCTTCACTCACTGCCAAACGCTCTTTCGCGTCTCTTGGAGTTCACCAACATCCCCACGGCTGGGAAATAAG AATATTGCAAAGGTTGTTGGAGATTGGTACTTTGGAAGGAGCCAAGGAGTGAAAGAGATTGACTGCGAGTATCCGTGCAATCCAACGTGCAATAGTCTACCGCCACCATGa
- the LOC123072867 gene encoding pectin acetylesterase 5 isoform X4, translating to MAPSNLPAALLLLLLLASSGPLRPTLSGAAPLEPVEVSLVAGAQEKGAVCLDGTPPGYHLQRGSGDGSGSWLVHLEGGGWCSTLKDCSGRRMSVLGSSKFMKPLQFAGHGIFDSDEIYNPDFYNWNKVYVRYCDGASFAGDAEGQAQFTSEGYASMKQLLANSWKKDSPMLHRSYFTYQSSQNTKNHFDKNILRDKGCSAGGLATILHCDDFSARFPQQVSVKCFADAGFFLDVKDISGERSFWSFYNRVVQLQTSVAQGLPCQQGPNRELIKSIRTPMFILNSAYDSWQIQNVLLPTSSSPEKTWLSCKDNIRNCNSTQIKVLDEIRNTMINDLKVINDKADWGMFIDSCFTHCQTLFRVSWSSPTSPRLGNKNIAKVVGDWYFGRSQGVKEIDCEYPCNPTCNSLPPP from the exons ATGGCGCCAAGCAACTTACCAGCGgccctgctcctgctcctgctgctgGCCTCTTCCGGCCCTCTCCGTCCTACGCTATCCGGCGCAGCGCCTCTGGAGCCCGTCGAGGTCAGCCTCGTCGCCGGCGCACAGGAAAAGGGAGCAGTCTGCTTGGACGGGACCCCGCCGGGGTACCACCTGCAGAGAGGCTCCGGTGATGGATCCGGCAGCTGGCTCGTCCATCTAGAG GGAGGAGGCTGGTGCAGCACACTCAAGGATTGTTCTGGTCGCAGAATGTCTGTTCTTGGTTCATCAAAATTCATGAAACCACTACAGTTCGCCGGTCATGGGATTTTTGACAGTGACGAGATATATAATCCTG ATTTCTACAACTGGAACAAAGTCTATGTGCGGTATTGCGATGGGGCGTCATTTGCTGGGGATGCTGAAGGTCAAGCGCAG TTTACTTCAGAGGGTTACGCATCTATGAAGCAGTTATTGGCGAACTCATGGAAAAAGGACTCGCCAATGCTACACAGGTCGTACTTCACTTACCAAAGTTCACAGAATACCAAGAACCATTTTGACAAAAATATTCTGCGTGACAAGG GTTGTTCTGCCGGAGGTCTAGCGACGATACTGCATTGCGATGATTTTAGTGCACGGTTTCCGCAGCAGGTTTCAGTTAAATGCTTTGCGGATGCTGGGTTTTTTCTTGACGT AAAGGATATATCTGGAGAAAGGTCCTTTTGGTCTTTCTATAACCGAGTTGTGCAGCTCCAG ACAAGTGTTGCACAAGGACTGCCTTGCCAACAAGGACCCAACCGAG AGCTTATTAAGAGCATCCGCACCCCCATGTTTATTCTCAACTCTGCGTACGATTCATGGCAG ATACAGAATGTTCTCCTACCGACTTCATCTTCCCCTGAAAAGACATGGTTGAGTTGCAAGGACAATATCAGAAACTGCAATTCAACCCAAATTAAAGTTCTTGATG AAATCAGGAACACAATGATCAATGATTTGAAGGTCATCAATGATAAGGCAGACTGGGGCATGTTCATTGATTCATGCTTCACTCACTGCCAAACGCTCTTTCGCGTCTCTTGGAGTTCACCAACATCCCCACGGCTGGGAAATAAG AATATTGCAAAGGTTGTTGGAGATTGGTACTTTGGAAGGAGCCAAGGAGTGAAAGAGATTGACTGCGAGTATCCGTGCAATCCAACGTGCAATAGTCTACCGCCACCATGa
- the LOC123072867 gene encoding pectin acetylesterase 5 isoform X2, with protein sequence MAPSNLPAALLLLLLLASSGPLRPTLSGAAPLEPVEVSLVAGAQEKGAVCLDGTPPGYHLQRGSGDGSGSWLVHLEGGGWCSTLKDCSGRRMSVLGSSKFMKPLQFAGHGIFDSDEIYNPDFYNWNKVYVRYCDGASFAGDAEGQAQFTSEGYASMKQLLANSWKKDSPMLHRSYFTYQSSQNTKNHFDKNILRDKGCSAGGLATILHCDDFSARFPQQVSVKCFADAGFFLDVKDISGERSFWSFYNRVVQLQNVRQVLHKDCLANKDPTECFFPTELIKSIRTPMFILNSAYDSWQIQNVLLPTSSSPEKTWLSCKDNIRNCNSTQIKVLDEIRNTMINDLKVINDKADWGMFIDSCFTHCQTLFRVSWSSPTSPRLGNKNIAKVVGDWYFGRSQGVKEIDCEYPCNPTCNSLPPP encoded by the exons ATGGCGCCAAGCAACTTACCAGCGgccctgctcctgctcctgctgctgGCCTCTTCCGGCCCTCTCCGTCCTACGCTATCCGGCGCAGCGCCTCTGGAGCCCGTCGAGGTCAGCCTCGTCGCCGGCGCACAGGAAAAGGGAGCAGTCTGCTTGGACGGGACCCCGCCGGGGTACCACCTGCAGAGAGGCTCCGGTGATGGATCCGGCAGCTGGCTCGTCCATCTAGAG GGAGGAGGCTGGTGCAGCACACTCAAGGATTGTTCTGGTCGCAGAATGTCTGTTCTTGGTTCATCAAAATTCATGAAACCACTACAGTTCGCCGGTCATGGGATTTTTGACAGTGACGAGATATATAATCCTG ATTTCTACAACTGGAACAAAGTCTATGTGCGGTATTGCGATGGGGCGTCATTTGCTGGGGATGCTGAAGGTCAAGCGCAG TTTACTTCAGAGGGTTACGCATCTATGAAGCAGTTATTGGCGAACTCATGGAAAAAGGACTCGCCAATGCTACACAGGTCGTACTTCACTTACCAAAGTTCACAGAATACCAAGAACCATTTTGACAAAAATATTCTGCGTGACAAGG GTTGTTCTGCCGGAGGTCTAGCGACGATACTGCATTGCGATGATTTTAGTGCACGGTTTCCGCAGCAGGTTTCAGTTAAATGCTTTGCGGATGCTGGGTTTTTTCTTGACGT AAAGGATATATCTGGAGAAAGGTCCTTTTGGTCTTTCTATAACCGAGTTGTGCAGCTCCAG AATGTTAGACAAGTGTTGCACAAGGACTGCCTTGCCAACAAGGACCCAACCGAG TGTTTCTTCCCCACAGAGCTTATTAAGAGCATCCGCACCCCCATGTTTATTCTCAACTCTGCGTACGATTCATGGCAG ATACAGAATGTTCTCCTACCGACTTCATCTTCCCCTGAAAAGACATGGTTGAGTTGCAAGGACAATATCAGAAACTGCAATTCAACCCAAATTAAAGTTCTTGATG AAATCAGGAACACAATGATCAATGATTTGAAGGTCATCAATGATAAGGCAGACTGGGGCATGTTCATTGATTCATGCTTCACTCACTGCCAAACGCTCTTTCGCGTCTCTTGGAGTTCACCAACATCCCCACGGCTGGGAAATAAG AATATTGCAAAGGTTGTTGGAGATTGGTACTTTGGAAGGAGCCAAGGAGTGAAAGAGATTGACTGCGAGTATCCGTGCAATCCAACGTGCAATAGTCTACCGCCACCATGa
- the LOC123072867 gene encoding pectin acetylesterase 5 isoform X3 has translation MAPSNLPAALLLLLLLASSGPLRPTLSGAAPLEPVEVSLVAGAQEKGAVCLDGTPPGYHLQRGSGDGSGSWLVHLEGGGWCSTLKDCSGRRMSVLGSSKFMKPLQFAGHGIFDSDEIYNPDFYNWNKVYVRYCDGASFAGDAEGQAQFTSEGYASMKQLLANSWKKDSPMLHRSYFTYQSSQNTKNHFDKNILRDKGCSAGGLATILHCDDFSARFPQQVSVKCFADAGFFLDVRKDISGERSFWSFYNRVVQLQTSVAQGLPCQQGPNRELIKSIRTPMFILNSAYDSWQIQNVLLPTSSSPEKTWLSCKDNIRNCNSTQIKVLDEIRNTMINDLKVINDKADWGMFIDSCFTHCQTLFRVSWSSPTSPRLGNKNIAKVVGDWYFGRSQGVKEIDCEYPCNPTCNSLPPP, from the exons ATGGCGCCAAGCAACTTACCAGCGgccctgctcctgctcctgctgctgGCCTCTTCCGGCCCTCTCCGTCCTACGCTATCCGGCGCAGCGCCTCTGGAGCCCGTCGAGGTCAGCCTCGTCGCCGGCGCACAGGAAAAGGGAGCAGTCTGCTTGGACGGGACCCCGCCGGGGTACCACCTGCAGAGAGGCTCCGGTGATGGATCCGGCAGCTGGCTCGTCCATCTAGAG GGAGGAGGCTGGTGCAGCACACTCAAGGATTGTTCTGGTCGCAGAATGTCTGTTCTTGGTTCATCAAAATTCATGAAACCACTACAGTTCGCCGGTCATGGGATTTTTGACAGTGACGAGATATATAATCCTG ATTTCTACAACTGGAACAAAGTCTATGTGCGGTATTGCGATGGGGCGTCATTTGCTGGGGATGCTGAAGGTCAAGCGCAG TTTACTTCAGAGGGTTACGCATCTATGAAGCAGTTATTGGCGAACTCATGGAAAAAGGACTCGCCAATGCTACACAGGTCGTACTTCACTTACCAAAGTTCACAGAATACCAAGAACCATTTTGACAAAAATATTCTGCGTGACAAGG GTTGTTCTGCCGGAGGTCTAGCGACGATACTGCATTGCGATGATTTTAGTGCACGGTTTCCGCAGCAGGTTTCAGTTAAATGCTTTGCGGATGCTGGGTTTTTTCTTGACGT CAGAAAGGATATATCTGGAGAAAGGTCCTTTTGGTCTTTCTATAACCGAGTTGTGCAGCTCCAG ACAAGTGTTGCACAAGGACTGCCTTGCCAACAAGGACCCAACCGAG AGCTTATTAAGAGCATCCGCACCCCCATGTTTATTCTCAACTCTGCGTACGATTCATGGCAG ATACAGAATGTTCTCCTACCGACTTCATCTTCCCCTGAAAAGACATGGTTGAGTTGCAAGGACAATATCAGAAACTGCAATTCAACCCAAATTAAAGTTCTTGATG AAATCAGGAACACAATGATCAATGATTTGAAGGTCATCAATGATAAGGCAGACTGGGGCATGTTCATTGATTCATGCTTCACTCACTGCCAAACGCTCTTTCGCGTCTCTTGGAGTTCACCAACATCCCCACGGCTGGGAAATAAG AATATTGCAAAGGTTGTTGGAGATTGGTACTTTGGAAGGAGCCAAGGAGTGAAAGAGATTGACTGCGAGTATCCGTGCAATCCAACGTGCAATAGTCTACCGCCACCATGa
- the LOC123072867 gene encoding pectin acetylesterase 5 isoform X9, with translation MAPSNLPAALLLLLLLASSGPLRPTLSGAAPLEPVEVSLVAGAQEKGAVCLDGTPPGYHLQRGSGDGSGSWLVHLEGGGWCSTLKDCSGRRMSVLGSSKFMKPLQFAGHGIFDSDEIYNPDFYNWNKVYVRYCDGASFAGDAEGQAQDGTTVYFRGLRIYEAVIGELMEKGLANATQVLFTGCSAGGLATILHCDDFSARFPQQVSVKCFADAGFFLDVKDISGERSFWSFYNRVVQLQTSVAQGLPCQQGPNRELIKSIRTPMFILNSAYDSWQIQNVLLPTSSSPEKTWLSCKDNIRNCNSTQIKVLDEIRNTMINDLKVINDKADWGMFIDSCFTHCQTLFRVSWSSPTSPRLGNKNIAKVVGDWYFGRSQGVKEIDCEYPCNPTCNSLPPP, from the exons ATGGCGCCAAGCAACTTACCAGCGgccctgctcctgctcctgctgctgGCCTCTTCCGGCCCTCTCCGTCCTACGCTATCCGGCGCAGCGCCTCTGGAGCCCGTCGAGGTCAGCCTCGTCGCCGGCGCACAGGAAAAGGGAGCAGTCTGCTTGGACGGGACCCCGCCGGGGTACCACCTGCAGAGAGGCTCCGGTGATGGATCCGGCAGCTGGCTCGTCCATCTAGAG GGAGGAGGCTGGTGCAGCACACTCAAGGATTGTTCTGGTCGCAGAATGTCTGTTCTTGGTTCATCAAAATTCATGAAACCACTACAGTTCGCCGGTCATGGGATTTTTGACAGTGACGAGATATATAATCCTG ATTTCTACAACTGGAACAAAGTCTATGTGCGGTATTGCGATGGGGCGTCATTTGCTGGGGATGCTGAAGGTCAAGCGCAG GATGGAACCACAGTTTACTTCAGAGGGTTACGCATCTATGAAGCAGTTATTGGCGAACTCATGGAAAAAGGACTCGCCAATGCTACACAG GTGCTCTTTACAGGTTGTTCTGCCGGAGGTCTAGCGACGATACTGCATTGCGATGATTTTAGTGCACGGTTTCCGCAGCAGGTTTCAGTTAAATGCTTTGCGGATGCTGGGTTTTTTCTTGACGT AAAGGATATATCTGGAGAAAGGTCCTTTTGGTCTTTCTATAACCGAGTTGTGCAGCTCCAG ACAAGTGTTGCACAAGGACTGCCTTGCCAACAAGGACCCAACCGAG AGCTTATTAAGAGCATCCGCACCCCCATGTTTATTCTCAACTCTGCGTACGATTCATGGCAG ATACAGAATGTTCTCCTACCGACTTCATCTTCCCCTGAAAAGACATGGTTGAGTTGCAAGGACAATATCAGAAACTGCAATTCAACCCAAATTAAAGTTCTTGATG AAATCAGGAACACAATGATCAATGATTTGAAGGTCATCAATGATAAGGCAGACTGGGGCATGTTCATTGATTCATGCTTCACTCACTGCCAAACGCTCTTTCGCGTCTCTTGGAGTTCACCAACATCCCCACGGCTGGGAAATAAG AATATTGCAAAGGTTGTTGGAGATTGGTACTTTGGAAGGAGCCAAGGAGTGAAAGAGATTGACTGCGAGTATCCGTGCAATCCAACGTGCAATAGTCTACCGCCACCATGa
- the LOC123072867 gene encoding pectin acetylesterase 5 isoform X6: MAPSNLPAALLLLLLLASSGPLRPTLSGAAPLEPVEVSLVAGAQEKGAVCLDGTPPGYHLQRGSGDGSGSWLVHLEGGGWCSTLKDCSGRRMSVLGSSKFMKPLQFAGHGIFDSDEIYNPDFYNWNKVYVRYCDGASFAGDAEGQAQDGTTVYFRGLRIYEAVIGELMEKGLANATQVLFTGCSAGGLATILHCDDFSARFPQQVSVKCFADAGFFLDVKDISGERSFWSFYNRVVQLQNVRQVLHKDCLANKDPTECFFPTELIKSIRTPMFILNSAYDSWQIQNVLLPTSSSPEKTWLSCKDNIRNCNSTQIKVLDEIRNTMINDLKVINDKADWGMFIDSCFTHCQTLFRVSWSSPTSPRLGNKNIAKVVGDWYFGRSQGVKEIDCEYPCNPTCNSLPPP, translated from the exons ATGGCGCCAAGCAACTTACCAGCGgccctgctcctgctcctgctgctgGCCTCTTCCGGCCCTCTCCGTCCTACGCTATCCGGCGCAGCGCCTCTGGAGCCCGTCGAGGTCAGCCTCGTCGCCGGCGCACAGGAAAAGGGAGCAGTCTGCTTGGACGGGACCCCGCCGGGGTACCACCTGCAGAGAGGCTCCGGTGATGGATCCGGCAGCTGGCTCGTCCATCTAGAG GGAGGAGGCTGGTGCAGCACACTCAAGGATTGTTCTGGTCGCAGAATGTCTGTTCTTGGTTCATCAAAATTCATGAAACCACTACAGTTCGCCGGTCATGGGATTTTTGACAGTGACGAGATATATAATCCTG ATTTCTACAACTGGAACAAAGTCTATGTGCGGTATTGCGATGGGGCGTCATTTGCTGGGGATGCTGAAGGTCAAGCGCAG GATGGAACCACAGTTTACTTCAGAGGGTTACGCATCTATGAAGCAGTTATTGGCGAACTCATGGAAAAAGGACTCGCCAATGCTACACAG GTGCTCTTTACAGGTTGTTCTGCCGGAGGTCTAGCGACGATACTGCATTGCGATGATTTTAGTGCACGGTTTCCGCAGCAGGTTTCAGTTAAATGCTTTGCGGATGCTGGGTTTTTTCTTGACGT AAAGGATATATCTGGAGAAAGGTCCTTTTGGTCTTTCTATAACCGAGTTGTGCAGCTCCAG AATGTTAGACAAGTGTTGCACAAGGACTGCCTTGCCAACAAGGACCCAACCGAG TGTTTCTTCCCCACAGAGCTTATTAAGAGCATCCGCACCCCCATGTTTATTCTCAACTCTGCGTACGATTCATGGCAG ATACAGAATGTTCTCCTACCGACTTCATCTTCCCCTGAAAAGACATGGTTGAGTTGCAAGGACAATATCAGAAACTGCAATTCAACCCAAATTAAAGTTCTTGATG AAATCAGGAACACAATGATCAATGATTTGAAGGTCATCAATGATAAGGCAGACTGGGGCATGTTCATTGATTCATGCTTCACTCACTGCCAAACGCTCTTTCGCGTCTCTTGGAGTTCACCAACATCCCCACGGCTGGGAAATAAG AATATTGCAAAGGTTGTTGGAGATTGGTACTTTGGAAGGAGCCAAGGAGTGAAAGAGATTGACTGCGAGTATCCGTGCAATCCAACGTGCAATAGTCTACCGCCACCATGa
- the LOC123072867 gene encoding pectin acetylesterase 5 isoform X5, translated as MAPSNLPAALLLLLLLASSGPLRPTLSGAAPLEPVEVSLVAGAQEKGAVCLDGTPPGYHLQRGSGDGSGSWLVHLEGGGWCSTLKDCSGRRMSVLGSSKFMKPLQFAGHGIFDSDEIYNPDFYNWNKVYVRYCDGASFAGDAEGQAQDGTTVYFRGLRIYEAVIGELMEKGLANATQVLFTGCSAGGLATILHCDDFSARFPQQVSVKCFADAGFFLDVRKDISGERSFWSFYNRVVQLQNVRQVLHKDCLANKDPTECFFPTELIKSIRTPMFILNSAYDSWQIQNVLLPTSSSPEKTWLSCKDNIRNCNSTQIKVLDEIRNTMINDLKVINDKADWGMFIDSCFTHCQTLFRVSWSSPTSPRLGNKNIAKVVGDWYFGRSQGVKEIDCEYPCNPTCNSLPPP; from the exons ATGGCGCCAAGCAACTTACCAGCGgccctgctcctgctcctgctgctgGCCTCTTCCGGCCCTCTCCGTCCTACGCTATCCGGCGCAGCGCCTCTGGAGCCCGTCGAGGTCAGCCTCGTCGCCGGCGCACAGGAAAAGGGAGCAGTCTGCTTGGACGGGACCCCGCCGGGGTACCACCTGCAGAGAGGCTCCGGTGATGGATCCGGCAGCTGGCTCGTCCATCTAGAG GGAGGAGGCTGGTGCAGCACACTCAAGGATTGTTCTGGTCGCAGAATGTCTGTTCTTGGTTCATCAAAATTCATGAAACCACTACAGTTCGCCGGTCATGGGATTTTTGACAGTGACGAGATATATAATCCTG ATTTCTACAACTGGAACAAAGTCTATGTGCGGTATTGCGATGGGGCGTCATTTGCTGGGGATGCTGAAGGTCAAGCGCAG GATGGAACCACAGTTTACTTCAGAGGGTTACGCATCTATGAAGCAGTTATTGGCGAACTCATGGAAAAAGGACTCGCCAATGCTACACAG GTGCTCTTTACAGGTTGTTCTGCCGGAGGTCTAGCGACGATACTGCATTGCGATGATTTTAGTGCACGGTTTCCGCAGCAGGTTTCAGTTAAATGCTTTGCGGATGCTGGGTTTTTTCTTGACGT CAGAAAGGATATATCTGGAGAAAGGTCCTTTTGGTCTTTCTATAACCGAGTTGTGCAGCTCCAG AATGTTAGACAAGTGTTGCACAAGGACTGCCTTGCCAACAAGGACCCAACCGAG TGTTTCTTCCCCACAGAGCTTATTAAGAGCATCCGCACCCCCATGTTTATTCTCAACTCTGCGTACGATTCATGGCAG ATACAGAATGTTCTCCTACCGACTTCATCTTCCCCTGAAAAGACATGGTTGAGTTGCAAGGACAATATCAGAAACTGCAATTCAACCCAAATTAAAGTTCTTGATG AAATCAGGAACACAATGATCAATGATTTGAAGGTCATCAATGATAAGGCAGACTGGGGCATGTTCATTGATTCATGCTTCACTCACTGCCAAACGCTCTTTCGCGTCTCTTGGAGTTCACCAACATCCCCACGGCTGGGAAATAAG AATATTGCAAAGGTTGTTGGAGATTGGTACTTTGGAAGGAGCCAAGGAGTGAAAGAGATTGACTGCGAGTATCCGTGCAATCCAACGTGCAATAGTCTACCGCCACCATGa
- the LOC123072867 gene encoding pectin acetylesterase 5 isoform X8, whose protein sequence is MAPSNLPAALLLLLLLASSGPLRPTLSGAAPLEPVEVSLVAGAQEKGAVCLDGTPPGYHLQRGSGDGSGSWLVHLEGGGWCSTLKDCSGRRMSVLGSSKFMKPLQFAGHGIFDSDEIYNPDFYNWNKVYVRYCDGASFAGDAEGQAQFTSEGYASMKQLLANSWKKDSPMLHRFQVLFTGCSAGGLATILHCDDFSARFPQQVSVKCFADAGFFLDVKDISGERSFWSFYNRVVQLQNVRQVLHKDCLANKDPTECFFPTELIKSIRTPMFILNSAYDSWQIQNVLLPTSSSPEKTWLSCKDNIRNCNSTQIKVLDEIRNTMINDLKVINDKADWGMFIDSCFTHCQTLFRVSWSSPTSPRLGNKNIAKVVGDWYFGRSQGVKEIDCEYPCNPTCNSLPPP, encoded by the exons ATGGCGCCAAGCAACTTACCAGCGgccctgctcctgctcctgctgctgGCCTCTTCCGGCCCTCTCCGTCCTACGCTATCCGGCGCAGCGCCTCTGGAGCCCGTCGAGGTCAGCCTCGTCGCCGGCGCACAGGAAAAGGGAGCAGTCTGCTTGGACGGGACCCCGCCGGGGTACCACCTGCAGAGAGGCTCCGGTGATGGATCCGGCAGCTGGCTCGTCCATCTAGAG GGAGGAGGCTGGTGCAGCACACTCAAGGATTGTTCTGGTCGCAGAATGTCTGTTCTTGGTTCATCAAAATTCATGAAACCACTACAGTTCGCCGGTCATGGGATTTTTGACAGTGACGAGATATATAATCCTG ATTTCTACAACTGGAACAAAGTCTATGTGCGGTATTGCGATGGGGCGTCATTTGCTGGGGATGCTGAAGGTCAAGCGCAG TTTACTTCAGAGGGTTACGCATCTATGAAGCAGTTATTGGCGAACTCATGGAAAAAGGACTCGCCAATGCTACACAG ATTTCAGGTGCTCTTTACAGGTTGTTCTGCCGGAGGTCTAGCGACGATACTGCATTGCGATGATTTTAGTGCACGGTTTCCGCAGCAGGTTTCAGTTAAATGCTTTGCGGATGCTGGGTTTTTTCTTGACGT AAAGGATATATCTGGAGAAAGGTCCTTTTGGTCTTTCTATAACCGAGTTGTGCAGCTCCAG AATGTTAGACAAGTGTTGCACAAGGACTGCCTTGCCAACAAGGACCCAACCGAG TGTTTCTTCCCCACAGAGCTTATTAAGAGCATCCGCACCCCCATGTTTATTCTCAACTCTGCGTACGATTCATGGCAG ATACAGAATGTTCTCCTACCGACTTCATCTTCCCCTGAAAAGACATGGTTGAGTTGCAAGGACAATATCAGAAACTGCAATTCAACCCAAATTAAAGTTCTTGATG AAATCAGGAACACAATGATCAATGATTTGAAGGTCATCAATGATAAGGCAGACTGGGGCATGTTCATTGATTCATGCTTCACTCACTGCCAAACGCTCTTTCGCGTCTCTTGGAGTTCACCAACATCCCCACGGCTGGGAAATAAG AATATTGCAAAGGTTGTTGGAGATTGGTACTTTGGAAGGAGCCAAGGAGTGAAAGAGATTGACTGCGAGTATCCGTGCAATCCAACGTGCAATAGTCTACCGCCACCATGa